The Phaseolus vulgaris cultivar G19833 chromosome 10, P. vulgaris v2.0, whole genome shotgun sequence DNA window taaaatgttcttattcaaaataaagatcataaaatatgtaaaaaggtataaattcataaattagatattattttatatgtaatttagcaattaatactcataactgcctatattttaatatgaaatattactaaaattaggAACTTATCACAACACCGTGAAGACGTCGAATCCTTTCCTCTCAGGGAACCTCCAAGATTATACCCTAACGAACAACCCTTAATATCCACTGTGGCATCTTCCCTGATAATCTTTCTCAATGCATCAATGTCTGCTTCCCCTGAGACGACATCAATGTTTGGGATTCAAAATCTGAAACGACATCTACAGATTGTCTATCCCAATAACAGTGACAGAGATTATGTTATGGGATCGTGCACTCGTCAACCAGAGAAATTTGATAAAGTGTTTCGTTAATCCTCGAGTACGAAGTCAGTTTTGCTTCATAACCCATAGTGAGTCTGATTTTAAATATAGCGTATTCTAATTCCTCCAAAGCTAGAGTAGCTTCGTCCACCTCGACCAGTAAAGCTGTAATTTTTTCGAAGCATTTTTGTATTCCATAATTACAGGGGTAAACCCCTACATCATACCCAAACAAGTTTATTTACTACTATGAATTGATCTTCCCATGGAACAACGGTGTCGAACAAATTCTCGAACCATTCTTTATTCTCCTCAACCGCTTCTTTAACCTTATTTTCGTCTTCCCCCATTAAAAGCACGTGAAAACCTCCCAAAATTTTGATCTTTATGAAACTGTAGCCACCCAAAATGAAGCTTTCATTCAAGTCTTCTACCTTGCTTAAATCATAAACTCTCCCAATGTAGCAATGTTTGAGCCACTCTTTGGGTGTTTCTTCCACATTTATTGCATTTACTCTTACCCTGCTTCGTGATTGCGCTCTGTTTCCATACTTGACGGCCTGTGCGTAAGATTGATTCTTATTTGTTGCCCTCCACACTTTTTTGCCCACTTTTTCTTCTTGCTTTGTCTTCACTTTCAGTTTATCATTCCATTCCTTTCTAAACTTTGTTGTCTTGTAATATTTAGGTCTATtaacattgaaaaaaaataagatttacaTACATTTAGAGAACGTTTAAATGTTAATGACAATTAGAGAATACGCATATATACATAGATTAAGATTAGattaatttaacataaattagTGAGTATAAAAGAGGAGTAGAAAAGTTATACAATATTCTATAACATAAGAAAAATTATACATTGACAATCCAGGAAGATGTATAGAACTCTGATGTAAtagttttaacaaaaataaaatataataaaggataaatttgtaattaaatggtGTGaagaattattaaaataataatattaagagttATTATATGGTTGTAGAAAAAACATGGATTGTCAATATTTTTAATACCTTTTCAATGTGTAATCAAAACTCTCCAATCTTAATTTGGTTTCAAAGACCATTTTCTAAAGGTTCTTTCGTAGCTTTGCTTAATAAATTATGATGGCGACTCTTTTGTCTTTTACATATATTTGTGTTATCTCGTTGTGACTCTTGTAACAACTATGTAAAACCACTGGGTATATATACTTTTGAGGACTCATGTGGAGTCTTTAAGTGAATTGCAAGACAACATGTCTTGATAATTTTCTTAGTTATTACTTAcacattatattaattatattttattgtgcTTATGTTGCAAGATTCTCTAGTTGAGCAAAGCTCCTAAGGTATTTTTTCCCCTCACAGTCATCATATTTACTAACCGCACTTGGAATACTTAAGGACCTTAGACTTGTGTGTTGCTGGAGTAGGAGTAACATTCGTCAATTGTTAGGAGTATCTTCACATTAGTACTCCTTTGAGGCACCCAACTAAGAGATATTACAACAATTGAGATAGTTGATCACCCAAGAAATGAGATTTCTCAGAGTTGAGGCAGGAGTTCGAGTAGTAGTTGAAGACCCTAGTTTTTCACAGTAGACCCTTGCTACAAAGTAGTCTTTGTGTCTCCAACGTTAAAGTTAGCATATAAAGGAGTTGTGCAACTAATAATTCATCATGAGATGACATTGGCTCCATAAACCAATTTGAGTTGTATGTCAACAATACTTTTGCCCCTCGGTTAGTGGTGCTTGGGAAAATCTTTTAAGAAGACATTGTATACATAATGTAGCTTTCCCCTCTTATGTGGTCAAGGTCATGGAGAAAAAAGTTTTCATAGATGATGTTGTGATTCCTATGCCAACAAACGAGATAATTACTATGGTATAGACATTTCATACTTTTGTAACTTGACATATACACCTTGTTAGACTTATTTCAAACCTCTTGATAAGAACATAATTGTGTTACTACATTATATTTATGTAAGCATACATTTGTAGTTGTAACttaatgaaattgttgtttattttgcaaCAACATTGTTGGAAGCAAAATCTTCAAAGAAAGAAACAACTTGTACTACCAATAATCTTATGACTGTTTTGTTAGAGGTTGTTATCACCATAAGTATAAACCCAACAGATGTTTCATGGGACACTGTTGTATTTTCTAAGAACAATGATGTACCATTATATATACACGATGTATTAGAGGTTGTGACAGACAACCAAGATCTCAACATATCAGTCATTCAGATATAGATAATGTATTAATGAGGAGAAGCATTGTGTATAAATTCATGGACCCCCAACTCATTAATCCAttagaaaacataaaatttgaAACTCAAACATATGTAATCAACTTCTTGGTTACAAAGGGGGAACAAATATATATGTCGCCCTATATATTCACGAGTAAGTGCAATTTTTTAGTGATCAATTATAGTTCTTTATTTATAGTTGAAGTAATAGTTATTTTCAATGTAGGCGTCATTGACATCTACTTGTTATATCCCTAACTAATCACATTGTTCCATGGTTCTGCTTATTAGACAAGAAGTCCCCCacatatctaaaataaatagataatcggtaattaacaacaatttttaaatttaaattacctGAACATCCCTTAACTAgtgtttttttcttattaatgcCTACTCCAAATATAACATTTTGAAAGGTGAACCAAGTGCAAAATTCTAGAAGCTAACGTAGTTGTATCTCaaagttattaatttaattaaatgtatGTTGTTGGTAGGTTtttgtttgtaataaaataagttaattaGGTTGGTATTAAACTACAttataataaacaaacttaAGGGTATAATTACGGTTATTATGTAAGTCAATAAATGACTATCATTGCACCAATCCATATTCAAAGAGGTTGGAACCAAATAATTATGATTAACTAATTCATAATTAAACAAACTATGTCTAGCTTATTATGTGTTGCAATATTTCATGGATGTCCAATTGTTCGATTATGAATCCATTAACTCTGTTAGACTAACCTGGTGAACCTAGTTTCTGTTGAAAATGAACTAAAATGGTTAGAGGTGGATGAACGAGTTGTTTAAGTGAGTTGACCTCTTAGTTAAAAGATTGTCGAACTTTGACAATAAAAACCAAGTATTGGTCCACCTAGAGAACATTCTCTTACAATCAAATTAGTAAGAACAAAAAGATATAATATTTAAGTGAATTTATACTCTCTCAAGaataaaactatatttataGAAATGATTACCAAATATCAAGATGAAAAGTGAGTTATCAAATATTAACATAAATcataaatctaaataattttgaGGTAACTTGACCCAACTATCTAGGTATATTATAttgtctttattttaattctttctgacaaaattctaaaataatttggTTAAAAGTTAActtttcatataaaattattgaagACAATGTctatctaaatttattttaattcagaATTAAGTTTATAGAATGAAATGAAGGATGTAAAATTTCCATGGTGAGAACAAGACACGTTTTCTGCATTTAAAGAGTGAGCATGGGTAATATTGTGGATGTCATTTTCAGTTTGGAATCATTTATCCAGTTCATGATTTCCCTGAACCCTTTTGTCTATAAACTGGACTGAATTGAAACTCAAAAACCCAGTTGAGTAACAAAGATGGCACAAGTGAGGAACAAGCAAGTGCTTCTGAGGGACCATGTCACCGGTTTTCCCAAAGAATCCGACATGAACATTGTTGAAAGTACCATAACATTGAAGCTTCCACAAGGTTCCAATCATGTCCTGCTCAAAAATCTGTACTTGTCCTGTGACCCTTACATGAGGAATCTCATGAACAAACCAGAAGGACCCCCCAATAGTCGTGCCTACACTCCTGGATCCGTAAgtcattttttattgttgttgctgcaaattatgtaatctgattCTTTAAAAATTGTTTCTTTCGTTTATTGACTTTTAGATGCATCTATGGTTTTTGTTTGTGTGAATTAATCTATTGAAAGATGAAGTTGTTGGCCTGTTGATGATATCGGGGACTGGTTTGTGTAACTGAAaggttttaattgatatttgtGAATACTTTGTTTGATAATTAGAAGGAATCTATTCATTTCAGGAAGTGGGTTTTGCAATTTGTgtttaaaattcttaaaatttatagTTTGTGTGATTGTTCTTTGCATCAACCAGTCAGAGTTTTTGATAATTATGACTTTTGACCTAGCTGTTGTGAAAACCAAGAAATTTATTGTGTATGGCAATTATGATTGAATGATACTGTAAAAAACCTTTTACATATGAACAAATTTTCTCTTAATGTTTTAGTTTTTCATTCTACTTTTTAAACTGGTATTGAAGTTCATCAAAGAATGTTCAAGACGGTAGCTGCAATTGAAGGATATACTTTTTGCTTCAAGTGATAAATGTTGAGTGATTGCAGCCATTAACAGGATATGGTGTGTCTAAAGTGTTGGAATCTGGACACCCAGATTATAAGGAAGGTGATTTAGTGTGGGGCTTTACCAATTGGGAAGAGTATAGCTTGTTACCCTCTGCTCAAATACTTTTCAAAATTGAGCACACTGATGTTCCACTTACCTACTACACTGGAATTCTTGGTATGTGTTCAGTAATCTCAATTTACACTGTCGTTGAATGAAGGATGCACTTGACATTGATATCATTACGAGCAGCATGTTGGAATTTATGGATGTTTTGTCATGAATAGATACCCTTTTCTTAGTGTCATTAAGATGAAGGATTTGTTTGGACAAGGTTCTCCATAAGGACTTTTAGAAGAGACAAATATTATAAGCTCTCTtgtataatttctttaaatttttactttttaacttGTGCATGAGCTAATTTTAGTTGATGGCGaagttcatttcattttttcttcttacttttcttttctaaaagTCTTTATGGAGAAGTTTTTCCAGAAAGGCCTTAAGAAACTCATTGGTGATAGGGCTTGCTAGTGGTCTAGCCATTTGTCACTATACCCATTTTCcattttcttgttttgtttaATAAAAGGTTGTATATATGGCTTGAAGTGATCTTTTGATTCATCAGAGTATTTCACTAACCAGTTTCATTTTggatgagaaaaaaattaaataaatgaccTCTATTCTCTTTTGGAAATTGGAAAACTGAAAGGGTAGTAGTTCATTGCTTTTATATATGCTAGCAAGAATCTGTATGTTAATTTTGTAACTTGTTTCATCATATAAAGTTTCTTTGTAATAATCAGCTCCCTTTTATTCGTGTATCATTAAGATTAAGGGTTAAGAATCATAGAAGAACATAATGTGTAGGACTTGGTTTCTGGCTGTTTGTTCCTATTTCCTTCTCCATCTGCTTCCTTTGTTCAGTCAACATTATTGGCTTGAATTGATCACTGATTGAGACTTGTTGGCTGATCAGCTTTGATACTGAAAAGAAGAAGCATTGCATCATGGTTATTTTCATTTGGAAGTGGTTGCTAAATTCTTCTTTAGGTCTATTGCTGTGCATCTACTATTCTGTGATCAACTCCTATGAATTTTTATTACCctttttagtttataatattCTGACTCTATGCATGCTTCCTCTTGATTTTATTGAACTCTGATTTGATAAGCTTTTTGTTCTTCTAACACAGGTATGCCAGGAGTGACTGCATATGCAGGTCTATTTGAAGTAGGCTCTCTCCAGAAAGGAGAGAAAGTTTTTGTCTCAGCTGCTAGTGGTGCAGTTGGTCAACTTGTTGGGCAATTCGCCAAACTGAAAGATTGTTATGTTGTTGGAAGTGCTGGATCTAAAGAGAAGGTATTGTTGAAGCTAAATATACCTGCACTCCTGCATAAATCAGCATCACCTATTCCTTATCTGTTCTGTTCTTTGAAACACTGCTTTTGTTTTTGGCTCAAGAAATACTACTTTTTTTGTCAGCTGTTTGTCTTGTTTCTGCTAAGCTTTTAGGTTGAgcaatttctcttttatttttcaatgaAAACTGAGACATCTAGcatacaatttttcttttttattttcaaacattATTGGTGGCATTAGAATGAAGTAATCATCTTATAGTGGAGCACATGAAGAAACAGCAAAAGCAATTTCTTTAAGGCTCTATGCATGAATTCAGTTAACCTCTACTATATATGCCCTTCTATTTGCACTGGAATCCAACTCACTTCCCtcaaaaaaaaaaggatataGAAAAATGATTGGTGGCTTAGATTAACATTAGTACTTGTTTGTCTTCTAAATTCTGAGAGAAAAAGAATATTGTAAAGGATCAAGGTGACCATATCCTAAAATAGATTCTGCTTTATGAGAGAAAAAAGTACTTAATCCTTTCACTTGAATATAAATTTCTTGCCTTACAGGTGGATTTACTGACAGATAAATTTGGATTTGATGGAGGTTTTAATTACAAGGAAGAGCCTGACCTTGATGCAGCTTTGAAAAGGTCTATACTTAACAGTATTCTAAGGATATTTAGATCTCACTTTTTTATGCTCATCAAAACTTTAAATTACTGTGCCTGGTAATAAAACATGGTACTATAATAGTGACTAGTGTATGTGATTATGCAAATCAGGCACTTTCCAGAAGGCATTGATGTCTACTTTGAGAATGTTGGAGGCAAGACACTTGATGCTGTACTCATGAACATGAGACTCCACGGTCGCATACCTGTCTGTGGAATGATCTCACAGTATAATCTTACTGAACATGAAGGTGTAACAAATTTGGCACATATCATATATAAGAGGGTCCGTTTGCAAGGCTTTAACTTCATGGATTGGACTCACCTATATCCCAAATTCTTAGAGTTTCTCCTGCCTAACATCAGAGAAGGGAAGGTTGTGTATGTGGAAGACATAGCTGAGGGTCTTGAGAGTGGTCCTTCAGCCTTGGTTGGCCTTTTTAGTGGCCGCAATGTTGGAAAACAAGTGATTGTTGTTTCTCATGAATAGAGAAGCATGGTGTTTGTGTTCACTGTTAAGTTATCAGTTTTACTTTTGGTTTTTCTGTTGAAACTGTCTTTATATAACATTTGCTGTATGATTATGCTCCCGGTTCTTAATTGTTCTGAAAGTATGTAATCTACAGTTGTTCCTCTTGAATAAAAACATTTGGTTTTTCTATATGTTGTTATGTTTTCAGTTTTTGTTATGGTTTTTGTTCACCATAAGTTAACTATCTTTGCATAACGGTTGTAGTCATCCTTACtcttttataagattgagttatgtttaaaattcacttcttaatatggtattagaaaCATGTAGAATTTATCTTAGCGagagtttgttgggcttattatgcctcccgctatcgggccgctattgaaccatccataaatatatagtctcatgcACGAGTTGACAGTCTCGGTGTGAGGGAGTGCGTAGGAAATTTCACATCGACTATAGATAAGAACATATCATAGTATATGagtaggtgcaaacctcaccttatgagctgattttataaagttgagttagatttaaaacaCACTTTTTATATACTCAAATACACACTTTTTAGGATACTCAATTGTACTATGCAGTTAATAAATATGATTAGGAAAAGTGTATGCATAAAATTCAACAAATGCATGTTTGGTTAGgtctttatttgtttgtttgaaaaaatgATTATTTTCCTATAAAGTGGGGTCAAACTTATCCTAAAGATTCATGCAGAGCCTTAAACATGGTCATCATTAGCCTTATCCAGAGACAAAAGTGtgtccctcccaaaaagctatGCAATTTTGATGTTTGAACAATTTTTGTCTTCATAGGATCAAAGTGAGCATAGATATTTAACAAGGGATTGCAGACTTAACTCCTACTGTTAGAATTGGGCATTAGCTTTTTAATTAGTCCTGTGTattctgaaattttataatgtatgatctaaaattgatttttaattattcTAGATAGAGtcacataataaaatttatcattatAAATTAAGGTTTTCAAAGAATATTTATCTTTTGATGTAGAAATTTTACCCAAGTACTTTTTGACTTGATGCATTACCAAAGAGATTATTATAGCATGTTCAAAAGTTTGTTTCCAATGATACATTTTACATATAAATGAAAGGAGTGATAAAAAGTGAAacattgaaaaagaaaaggagaaaagaaaggttaaagtgaaaaataaatatttttcgaTACTTAGAACATGAATAGAAATGAATAGAAAGATGATTAATTTGACATaaagatagaaagaaaaaaagttttgtGAGTGGGCTTTTTCTTTTTGACAAAATCCGAACAAACTTCTTATcctacttttattaatttaaacatgtaataaaaaaaatacccaCCGATGGAAAAGAATAtatcatttatataaaaataatttacataatCTATTATGTTATATAATTTACATAATCCATTATGTTATTATAAGTGaatattaatttagttaatttcaACGAATAAGTAAATACACTTTacatatttatttcattttaatttactGCTTTGTCAGGATAGGAAATAAAAAGTGAACCAAAATTTACCAGATATCATGCATACTTTTTTTCACATGTCTTCAAGATTTTAATTgacgatatatatatatatatatatatatatatatatatatatatatatatatatattccggACTGCAAAAGGTACTCCGAAGTTCAAGTCAGACTTCAACACTCGACCCTCAGTATTTAGGATTAGATGATTGCGTACCTGATCCTTTGGGATCTATACTAATTTATACTATTATTATGGACTAATTGTCATTAATGGACCTAATAAAAGGAGATTAAAAAATGTTGGGTCATTAGTTAGTCTCGTTGTTGGTCATGTCGGTCGGTTTGAATTGGATGCCGAGTCAAGGTCTCGGTCGTGCTGACcgtaccggtacacttgccttCCAGGCTCGAGGAAGGTTAATCCAAAGAGTCTTTATCTGATGTCGTTGTGACGGTTGGTCTTCCCAATGTGAGACGTGACGTTGGAGGCGCTGAATGCGTGACGTGACCCGTAATGATGACTTGGGTTTTTTAGCGCCATTTGTCGTGGACCGTTGGATCGAGGGAGATCCAACGGTTGAGATGAGAGTGACGCTTTGTCTTCCTTTCTCTGCAAAGGCTATAAATAGTGGTTCCCCATTATTTCGCCTCACTACTCTCTTGCTTCGACTCCCAAAATCAATACAACTAGCAAGGTGTTTTCCCTTCATTTCGAAAGGTTAGTCATATCTTCCTCCAactcttcgtcttcttcctcatcctccTCTTCGTCTTCATCTTCGTCTTCGTCATCGTCTTCTTCCCCTAGGTCCTCCACAACCGAGTCCTTGTCGGTCGAGGCAATTCAGATGTTGCCTCCTGTGGAGGTTTCTGTCAGACCTAATGACCCGAAAAGGTGTTATCAACCGGGAAGGTCCTGCCGAAGAGTCATCCCATTCTATGGGTTTTGAATGGGTTGATCCCAAGGTGACCGAGTTCATCTTCGTTTATAGGGATTCGTCCTCAATTAATTCCTTTATGGATAACCATAATATGCTGAAGTCGGATGTCATTGAGGACATCTTGGCCATTGATTACTATTGTCTGACCTATACCATTTGCATGGGTCAATCTACCTCCGAGGGtcctttcttttttgtttattcttgtatttttttcagACCTTCGTGTTGCCCTACCCTTTGACGACTTCACGATGAGTTTCCTTCAGGTACTCAATGTCACTCCTTCACAACTCCACCCAAACACGTGGGCCTCCCTCCAAACCTTTCGGCTCATTTGTGATATGTTTCGTCTCCGTCCAACTCCTTCCACCTTTTTCCATTACTATACGTCTCCTCCGTCCGACCTGGTGAGATGATTGTCCCTTATCAGCCAACCAAGTAACATACTCTTTGCCCCCTTCAccttttcataaaaaaatttcaaggagaaatttcttaaaatttttattGAGCCTGTTGGTAGGGAGCTCTTTTTCTACGACCTCGACCGATCCAAATTCCCATTGTATTGGACCAAAACCCCCACCCGCTTTAAGCAATGGCCTCGTCCAATCGCCAGTGCCGAGGGGCGGGAGGTCCATGCCTTGTTCGATAGCCTTCCGAGAAGGCTTCCTACATGAAAGCTTCTATTTGTATATAAGTCTTCCTAAAGGTGGACTGatttttgttgaaccaagtggtgttcaatgttttgaagaatccaaatcctttgaaggatgatgaagcctctgctttgcttgatgctgttgtgctggttttagccttgttttggggtagttcaatgttgtaatcaacacttagattaaatctcaaagcaattagcatctcaattttaacaaagcaaaatgattttcaaactaagttgaaacaaccgattgttttgtcgaaacaaccgattgtttacacttaggtgttttgagaattttgaaaactgtttttgaagtgtattttgttaagtaacaaaacaaccaattgattcgaggaaataatcgattgtttgttttaaaaccataacagaaaaactattttctttgactgagctttaaatgctttaactgaatacgctccagtcattaaatgctttgaccaatctattttaaatgcaattaagagtttgttaatatttgataacaaactatattcttagatatattctgaaaaacagttttgatatattaaggatcttgaaacaaagtttatcatctaagagtttttcaaagtattctgagattgctaaagagttgagagattgatcaaggtgctgaataggaattctacttgtattgatttcagatttccatctgtaacaagtgtaatctttgtaaactgctgaataATTCgttttgtgtgtgttgctgagattggctgtgtgttcttgaggtgttcaagatcagcaatcttagtgttggccaaggagagtgtgtttcttgaggtgttcaaggtcattctcttggttgtggtgtaagtgatcaagtggtgattgcttagtggatatcctcagggtttctga harbors:
- the LOC137818462 gene encoding 2-alkenal reductase (NADP(+)-dependent)-like, producing the protein MAQVRNKQVLLRDHVTGFPKESDMNIVESTITLKLPQGSNHVLLKNLYLSCDPYMRNLMNKPEGPPNSRAYTPGSPLTGYGVSKVLESGHPDYKEGDLVWGFTNWEEYSLLPSAQILFKIEHTDVPLTYYTGILGMPGVTAYAGLFEVGSLQKGEKVFVSAASGAVGQLVGQFAKLKDCYVVGSAGSKEKVDLLTDKFGFDGGFNYKEEPDLDAALKRHFPEGIDVYFENVGGKTLDAVLMNMRLHGRIPVCGMISQYNLTEHEGVTNLAHIIYKRVRLQGFNFMDWTHLYPKFLEFLLPNIREGKVVYVEDIAEGLESGPSALVGLFSGRNVGKQVIVVSHE